The Toxorhynchites rutilus septentrionalis strain SRP chromosome 3, ASM2978413v1, whole genome shotgun sequence genome includes a region encoding these proteins:
- the LOC129775282 gene encoding protein timeless isoform X1: protein MLAAEDTSLRTFRRAIGFGQNVKNDIVPLLIHAKDPKVIETTIRLLVKLTVPAECLVPMDVISKSEIGRHTIFELNSLLITSKQAFTEWSATKAILDHMRFILKQNTKLSVEDCESINSCLLLLRNILHVMEGTAAPGTHSYPTANQGTSFQNQIIWNMFTERIDKLLIHLMTCPQRAFWTVTMAQLVALMYKDQHISTLQKLLDLCFESTLSDSSEDNESNTSPPMQCSGYSSPLLISDSCSDFSDKDNGKSKKESGEAEQPKKSEENDFILTRAIKTYQLYQQSMEEDVQIPPTQDPNSTQTNKSSNEKSSTQEQSELSRPSAQGDTAEVQSSPGKGAPIQKQTSLSENSDCGYGTQAEKESISTSSNEDDGPNVKPVHQKPPPNQKQRFNVANKQRKAMTFQEKKELRRKKLIKRSKSNIINMKGMKHHDPTDVDISNILKEFTVDFLLKGYGCLVRELHAQLLSDLQLRIDTSHFFWLVTYFMKFASQLELDMEHINGVLSFDIISYLTYEGVILCEQLQQLDVASQTNPHHCLRRLHLVITAIRELLQAIDTYTKSTHLTKEDEQSLRLLQFQISSIDHLKCLFVLLLRCYNPALQSKQYLQDLIVTNHMLLLLLDSVREHTGASSEDLLAHIEQFASAEVMHHYGLLLEDFRNNGAFVNDCIFTMMHHVGGDLGKIDVLFQPIILKAFSQICDTEYGICEDWSDLLEFVIHKFISTRNSGSLAMTTGLPKISTQICSRNRLSTWTQEEKTSLQWYYVQCQHSKCLIADISNLFQENGNQQKLRVPIIEQLWEQDIISFEQYDQLMKVENPDYERNVQTPAFSVASEKSDNSSRSSRAIDDIQVRFAGSLCLMEETQRDVLQVLRDRLLKENKGKMIVWLQKSLLDCYLVKLKLCSDNFRDNSNINALIDAGVLEPVSYHCIIKKKCIPVIPWNQEQFAILSYQPFVLLLHKLGFHMPTDAKRMFIRIPEFWTADILYDTALKLGPLAKSMTKYERILRNKELFEEKRTQFEPRQTSENDLDDSNRMDESTHTNRCATDVTLSWGPMNSERITNLPGPSKVAHPSKSPSGRSPVLHSLVTMEASHDELTDGLQLQQSNDNEEMDHCDGPVLVEQDDMIACETASVTSNLTRMDVSDEDEKHDMIP, encoded by the exons ATGCTGGCTGCGGAGGATACTTCACTGAGAACGTTCCGGCGGGCGATCGGATTCGGGCAAAATGTCAAGAACGATATTGTTCCGTTGCTCATCCACGCTAAGGATCCGAAGGTCATTGAAACGACCATTCGGTTGCTGGTGAAATTGACCGTTCCCGCGGAGTGCTTGGTACCGATGGATGTGATCTCGAAGTCGGAAATTGGGAGGCACACCATTTTTGAGTTGAATTCTCTGTTGATTACCAGCAAACAGGCGTTCACAGAATGGAGTGCTACGAAGGCGATTTTGGACCATATGAGATTCATACTCAAGCAGAACACGAAGCTGTCCGTTGAAGATTGCGAGAGCATCAACAGCTGTCTACTGTTGCTGAGGAATATTCTGCATGTAATGGAGGGAACCGCAGCTCCTGGGACGCATTCATATCCAACCGCTAATCAGGGCACATCCTTCCAGAACCAAATTATATGGAACATGTTCACCGAGAGAATCGATAAGCTGCTGATTCATTTGATGACCTGTCCTCAGCGTGCGTTTTGGACCGTTACGATGGCACAGTTGGTTGCGTTAATGTACAAAGATCAGCACATTAGTACCTTGCAGAAGCTGCTGGATTTGTGTTTCGAATCAACGCTTTCGGATAGCTCAGAGGACAATGAAAGCAATACTTCGCCACCGATGCAATGCAGCGGATATTCGAGTCCCTTACTGATTTCGGATTCTTGTTCTGATTTCTCTGACAAAG ATAATGGCAAATCCAAAAAAGAGTCAGGAGAGGCCGAACAGCCAAAGAAGAGTGAGGAAAACGATTTCATTCTGACGAGGGCGATCAAAACTTATCAACTGTATCAACAATCCATGGAGGAAGATGTACAAATTCCTCCCACGCAAGATCCCAACTCTACACAAACAAATAAATCAAGCAATGAAAAATCGTCCACT CAAGAACAGTCAGAATTAAGTCGTCCGTCTGCACAAGGTGATACAGCGGAAGTCCAAAGCTCACCCGGCAAAGGTGCCCCAATCCAGAAGCAGACCTCACTTTCCGAGAACTCCGACTGCGGCTACGGAACCCAGGCCGAGAAGGAATCTATCTCGACATCCAGCAACGAGGATGACGGGCCTAATGTGAAACCAGTGCATCAGAAGCCACCCCCGAATCAGAAGCAACGGTTCAACGTTGCCAACAAACAGCGCAAGGCTATGACATTCCAGGAGAAGAAGGAGCTCCGACGCAAGAAGCTGATCAAGCGAAGCAAGAGCAACAT CATCAATATGAAGGGTATGAAGCATCATGACCCTACCGATGTGGATATTTCTAACATTTTGAAGGAATTCACAGTTGATTTCCTGCTCAAAGGGTATGGGTGCCTCGTACGGGAGCTGCACGCACAATTGTTGTCTGATTTG CAATTACGAATTGATACCTCCCATTTCTTCTGGTTGGTAACTTACTTTATGAAGTTCGCTTCTCAGCTGGAACTCGATATGGAACACATCAACGGGGTTCTGTCGTTCGACATTATCAGCTATTTGACGTACGAGGGAGTGATACTGTGCGAGCAGTTACAGCAATTGGATGTGGCCTCTCAGACTAACCCGCATCATTGCCTGAGGCGGCTACATTTG GTCATAACGGCAATCCGTGAACTCCTGCAGGCGATTGACACTTACACGAAAAGCACACACCTCACGAAG GAGGATGAGCAAAGTTTGCGGCTGCTCCAGTTCCAAATCAGCAGCATCGATCATCTGAAGTGCTTGTTTGTGTTGCTACTGCGCTGCTACAATCCTGCGCTGCAAAGCAAGCAATACCTGCAGGATTTGATTGTGACCAACCacatgttgctgctgctgttggacTCTGTGAGAGAACATACGGGTGCCAGTTCCGAGGATTTGTTGGCGCACATTGAGCA ATTTGCTTCAGCAGAAGTCATGCACCACTATGGACTGTTGCTGGAAGATTTCCGCAATAATGGAGCATTTGTGAACGATTGCATTTTCACCATGATGCACCATGTGGGGGGCGATCTTGGCAAAATCGATGTACTGTTCCAGCCTATCATCTTGAAGGCATTTTCTCAGATTTGTGATACCGAGTATGGAATATGTGAG gattggtccgatttacttGAATTCGTGATCCACAAGTTCATCAGCACTCGTAACTCGGGTTCATTGGCGATGACTACTGGGTTGCCAAAAATAAGCACACAAATATGTTCAAGAAATCGGCTGAGCACGTGGACCCAAGAGGAGAAAACATCTCTACAGTGGTACTACGTCCAGTGTCAACATAGCAAGTGTTTGATTGCGGATATATCGAACCTTTTCCAAGAGAACGGCAATCAGCAGAAGCTCCGTGTGCCCATCATCGAGCAGCTGTGGGAGCAGGACATAATCAGCTTCGAGCAGTACGATCAGTTAATGAAGGTGGAGAATCCGGACTACGAGCGGAATGTACAGACACCGGCATTTTCGGTGGCATCCGAAAAGTCTGACAATAGCAGTCGATCCTCCAGGGCGATCGATGACATTCAGGTGCGTTTCGCTGGTTCTCTTTGTTTAATGGAAGAAACCCAACGTGATGTTCTGCAGGTCTTGCGTGACAGATTGTTGAAGGAGAATAAGGGTAAAATGATCGTGTGGTTGCAGAAAAGTTTGTTGGACTGCTACCTCGTCAAGTTAAAACTGTGCAGTGACAATTTCCGTGACAATTCCAACATCAACGCTCTGATCGATGCCGGTGTTCTGGAACCGGTTTCCTACCATTGTATaa TAAAAAAGAAATGCATTCCCGTTATCCCGTGGAACCAAGAACAGTTTGCCATACTGTCGTATCAaccgtttgttttgttattacatAAACTCGGCTTCCACATGCCAACGGATGCAAAGAGGATGTTCATCCGGATACCCGAATTTTGGACAGCGGATATCTTGTACGATACTGCGCTAAAACTTGGACCACTGGCAAAAT CTATGACCAAGTATGAACGGATATTACGCAACAAGGAACTCTTCGAGGAAAAACGGACGCAATTCGAGCCGCGGCAAACATCAGAGAATGACCTCGATGATTCCAACAGAATGGATGAATCCACACATACTAACAG ATGTGCAACAGATGTCACTCTCAGTTGGGGACCCATGAATAG CGAACGCATCACGAATTTGCCAGGGCCATCGAAAGTAGCCCATCCGAGTAAAAGCCCTAGCGGAAGATCACCGGTGCTCCATTCCCTCGTCACGATGGAGGCCTCGCATGATGAGCTGACCGATGGACTGCAGCTGCAGCAGTCGAATGACAACGAAGAGATGGATCACTGCGATGGACCTGTTCTTGTGGAGCAAGACGATATGAT
- the LOC129775282 gene encoding protein timeless isoform X2, producing MLAAEDTSLRTFRRAIGFGQNVKNDIVPLLIHAKDPKVIETTIRLLVKLTVPAECLVPMDVISKSEIGRHTIFELNSLLITSKQAFTEWSATKAILDHMRFILKQNTKLSVEDCESINSCLLLLRNILHVMEGTAAPGTHSYPTANQGTSFQNQIIWNMFTERIDKLLIHLMTCPQRAFWTVTMAQLVALMYKDQHISTLQKLLDLCFESTLSDSSEDNESNTSPPMQCSGYSSPLLISDSCSDFSDKDNGKSKKESGEAEQPKKSEENDFILTRAIKTYQLYQQSMEEDVQIPPTQDPNSTQTNKSSNEKSSTQEQSELSRPSAQGDTAEVQSSPGKGAPIQKQTSLSENSDCGYGTQAEKESISTSSNEDDGPNVKPVHQKPPPNQKQRFNVANKQRKAMTFQEKKELRRKKLIKRSKSNIINMKGMKHHDPTDVDISNILKEFTVDFLLKGYGCLVRELHAQLLSDLQLRIDTSHFFWLVTYFMKFASQLELDMEHINGVLSFDIISYLTYEGVILCEQLQQLDVASQTNPHHCLRRLHLVITAIRELLQAIDTYTKSTHLTKEDEQSLRLLQFQISSIDHLKCLFVLLLRCYNPALQSKQYLQDLIVTNHMLLLLLDSVREHTGASSEDLLAHIEQFASAEVMHHYGLLLEDFRNNGAFVNDCIFTMMHHVGGDLGKIDVLFQPIILKAFSQICDTEYGICEDWSDLLEFVIHKFISTRNSGSLAMTTGLPKISTQICSRNRLSTWTQEEKTSLQWYYVQCQHSKCLIADISNLFQENGNQQKLRVPIIEQLWEQDIISFEQYDQLMKVENPDYERNVQTPAFSVASEKSDNSSRSSRAIDDIQVRFAGSLCLMEETQRDVLQVLRDRLLKENKGKMIVWLQKSLLDCYLVKLKLCSDNFRDNSNINALIDAGVLEPVSYHCIIKKKCIPVIPWNQEQFAILSYQPFVLLLHKLGFHMPTDAKRMFIRIPEFWTADILYDTALKLGPLAKSMTKYERILRNKELFEEKRTQFEPRQTSENDLDDSNRMDESTHTNSERITNLPGPSKVAHPSKSPSGRSPVLHSLVTMEASHDELTDGLQLQQSNDNEEMDHCDGPVLVEQDDMIACETASVTSNLTRMDVSDEDEKHDMIP from the exons ATGCTGGCTGCGGAGGATACTTCACTGAGAACGTTCCGGCGGGCGATCGGATTCGGGCAAAATGTCAAGAACGATATTGTTCCGTTGCTCATCCACGCTAAGGATCCGAAGGTCATTGAAACGACCATTCGGTTGCTGGTGAAATTGACCGTTCCCGCGGAGTGCTTGGTACCGATGGATGTGATCTCGAAGTCGGAAATTGGGAGGCACACCATTTTTGAGTTGAATTCTCTGTTGATTACCAGCAAACAGGCGTTCACAGAATGGAGTGCTACGAAGGCGATTTTGGACCATATGAGATTCATACTCAAGCAGAACACGAAGCTGTCCGTTGAAGATTGCGAGAGCATCAACAGCTGTCTACTGTTGCTGAGGAATATTCTGCATGTAATGGAGGGAACCGCAGCTCCTGGGACGCATTCATATCCAACCGCTAATCAGGGCACATCCTTCCAGAACCAAATTATATGGAACATGTTCACCGAGAGAATCGATAAGCTGCTGATTCATTTGATGACCTGTCCTCAGCGTGCGTTTTGGACCGTTACGATGGCACAGTTGGTTGCGTTAATGTACAAAGATCAGCACATTAGTACCTTGCAGAAGCTGCTGGATTTGTGTTTCGAATCAACGCTTTCGGATAGCTCAGAGGACAATGAAAGCAATACTTCGCCACCGATGCAATGCAGCGGATATTCGAGTCCCTTACTGATTTCGGATTCTTGTTCTGATTTCTCTGACAAAG ATAATGGCAAATCCAAAAAAGAGTCAGGAGAGGCCGAACAGCCAAAGAAGAGTGAGGAAAACGATTTCATTCTGACGAGGGCGATCAAAACTTATCAACTGTATCAACAATCCATGGAGGAAGATGTACAAATTCCTCCCACGCAAGATCCCAACTCTACACAAACAAATAAATCAAGCAATGAAAAATCGTCCACT CAAGAACAGTCAGAATTAAGTCGTCCGTCTGCACAAGGTGATACAGCGGAAGTCCAAAGCTCACCCGGCAAAGGTGCCCCAATCCAGAAGCAGACCTCACTTTCCGAGAACTCCGACTGCGGCTACGGAACCCAGGCCGAGAAGGAATCTATCTCGACATCCAGCAACGAGGATGACGGGCCTAATGTGAAACCAGTGCATCAGAAGCCACCCCCGAATCAGAAGCAACGGTTCAACGTTGCCAACAAACAGCGCAAGGCTATGACATTCCAGGAGAAGAAGGAGCTCCGACGCAAGAAGCTGATCAAGCGAAGCAAGAGCAACAT CATCAATATGAAGGGTATGAAGCATCATGACCCTACCGATGTGGATATTTCTAACATTTTGAAGGAATTCACAGTTGATTTCCTGCTCAAAGGGTATGGGTGCCTCGTACGGGAGCTGCACGCACAATTGTTGTCTGATTTG CAATTACGAATTGATACCTCCCATTTCTTCTGGTTGGTAACTTACTTTATGAAGTTCGCTTCTCAGCTGGAACTCGATATGGAACACATCAACGGGGTTCTGTCGTTCGACATTATCAGCTATTTGACGTACGAGGGAGTGATACTGTGCGAGCAGTTACAGCAATTGGATGTGGCCTCTCAGACTAACCCGCATCATTGCCTGAGGCGGCTACATTTG GTCATAACGGCAATCCGTGAACTCCTGCAGGCGATTGACACTTACACGAAAAGCACACACCTCACGAAG GAGGATGAGCAAAGTTTGCGGCTGCTCCAGTTCCAAATCAGCAGCATCGATCATCTGAAGTGCTTGTTTGTGTTGCTACTGCGCTGCTACAATCCTGCGCTGCAAAGCAAGCAATACCTGCAGGATTTGATTGTGACCAACCacatgttgctgctgctgttggacTCTGTGAGAGAACATACGGGTGCCAGTTCCGAGGATTTGTTGGCGCACATTGAGCA ATTTGCTTCAGCAGAAGTCATGCACCACTATGGACTGTTGCTGGAAGATTTCCGCAATAATGGAGCATTTGTGAACGATTGCATTTTCACCATGATGCACCATGTGGGGGGCGATCTTGGCAAAATCGATGTACTGTTCCAGCCTATCATCTTGAAGGCATTTTCTCAGATTTGTGATACCGAGTATGGAATATGTGAG gattggtccgatttacttGAATTCGTGATCCACAAGTTCATCAGCACTCGTAACTCGGGTTCATTGGCGATGACTACTGGGTTGCCAAAAATAAGCACACAAATATGTTCAAGAAATCGGCTGAGCACGTGGACCCAAGAGGAGAAAACATCTCTACAGTGGTACTACGTCCAGTGTCAACATAGCAAGTGTTTGATTGCGGATATATCGAACCTTTTCCAAGAGAACGGCAATCAGCAGAAGCTCCGTGTGCCCATCATCGAGCAGCTGTGGGAGCAGGACATAATCAGCTTCGAGCAGTACGATCAGTTAATGAAGGTGGAGAATCCGGACTACGAGCGGAATGTACAGACACCGGCATTTTCGGTGGCATCCGAAAAGTCTGACAATAGCAGTCGATCCTCCAGGGCGATCGATGACATTCAGGTGCGTTTCGCTGGTTCTCTTTGTTTAATGGAAGAAACCCAACGTGATGTTCTGCAGGTCTTGCGTGACAGATTGTTGAAGGAGAATAAGGGTAAAATGATCGTGTGGTTGCAGAAAAGTTTGTTGGACTGCTACCTCGTCAAGTTAAAACTGTGCAGTGACAATTTCCGTGACAATTCCAACATCAACGCTCTGATCGATGCCGGTGTTCTGGAACCGGTTTCCTACCATTGTATaa TAAAAAAGAAATGCATTCCCGTTATCCCGTGGAACCAAGAACAGTTTGCCATACTGTCGTATCAaccgtttgttttgttattacatAAACTCGGCTTCCACATGCCAACGGATGCAAAGAGGATGTTCATCCGGATACCCGAATTTTGGACAGCGGATATCTTGTACGATACTGCGCTAAAACTTGGACCACTGGCAAAAT CTATGACCAAGTATGAACGGATATTACGCAACAAGGAACTCTTCGAGGAAAAACGGACGCAATTCGAGCCGCGGCAAACATCAGAGAATGACCTCGATGATTCCAACAGAATGGATGAATCCACACATACTAACAG CGAACGCATCACGAATTTGCCAGGGCCATCGAAAGTAGCCCATCCGAGTAAAAGCCCTAGCGGAAGATCACCGGTGCTCCATTCCCTCGTCACGATGGAGGCCTCGCATGATGAGCTGACCGATGGACTGCAGCTGCAGCAGTCGAATGACAACGAAGAGATGGATCACTGCGATGGACCTGTTCTTGTGGAGCAAGACGATATGAT
- the LOC129775282 gene encoding protein timeless isoform X3, with the protein MLAAEDTSLRTFRRAIGFGQNVKNDIVPLLIHAKDPKVIETTIRLLVKLTVPAECLVPMDVISKSEIGRHTIFELNSLLITSKQAFTEWSATKAILDHMRFILKQNTKLSVEDCESINSCLLLLRNILHVMEGTAAPGTHSYPTANQGTSFQNQIIWNMFTERIDKLLIHLMTCPQRAFWTVTMAQLVALMYKDQHISTLQKLLDLCFESTLSDSSEDNESNTSPPMQCSGYSSPLLISDSCSDFSDKDNGKSKKESGEAEQPKKSEENDFILTRAIKTYQLYQQSMEEDVQIPPTQDPNSTQTNKSSNEKSSTQEQSELSRPSAQGDTAEVQSSPGKGAPIQKQTSLSENSDCGYGTQAEKESISTSSNEDDGPNVKPVHQKPPPNQKQRFNVANKQRKAMTFQEKKELRRKKLIKRSKSNIINMKGMKHHDPTDVDISNILKEFTVDFLLKGYGCLVRELHAQLLSDLQLRIDTSHFFWLVTYFMKFASQLELDMEHINGVLSFDIISYLTYEGVILCEQLQQLDVASQTNPHHCLRRLHLVITAIRELLQAIDTYTKSTHLTKEDEQSLRLLQFQISSIDHLKCLFVLLLRCYNPALQSKQYLQDLIVTNHMLLLLLDSVREHTGASSEDLLAHIEQFASAEVMHHYGLLLEDFRNNGAFVNDCIFTMMHHVGGDLGKIDVLFQPIILKAFSQICDTEYGICEDWSDLLEFVIHKFISTRNSGSLAMTTGLPKISTQICSRNRLSTWTQEEKTSLQWYYVQCQHSKCLIADISNLFQENGNQQKLRVPIIEQLWEQDIISFEQYDQLMKVENPDYERNVQTPAFSVASEKSDNSSRSSRAIDDIQVLRDRLLKENKGKMIVWLQKSLLDCYLVKLKLCSDNFRDNSNINALIDAGVLEPVSYHCIIKKKCIPVIPWNQEQFAILSYQPFVLLLHKLGFHMPTDAKRMFIRIPEFWTADILYDTALKLGPLAKSMTKYERILRNKELFEEKRTQFEPRQTSENDLDDSNRMDESTHTNRCATDVTLSWGPMNSERITNLPGPSKVAHPSKSPSGRSPVLHSLVTMEASHDELTDGLQLQQSNDNEEMDHCDGPVLVEQDDMIACETASVTSNLTRMDVSDEDEKHDMIP; encoded by the exons ATGCTGGCTGCGGAGGATACTTCACTGAGAACGTTCCGGCGGGCGATCGGATTCGGGCAAAATGTCAAGAACGATATTGTTCCGTTGCTCATCCACGCTAAGGATCCGAAGGTCATTGAAACGACCATTCGGTTGCTGGTGAAATTGACCGTTCCCGCGGAGTGCTTGGTACCGATGGATGTGATCTCGAAGTCGGAAATTGGGAGGCACACCATTTTTGAGTTGAATTCTCTGTTGATTACCAGCAAACAGGCGTTCACAGAATGGAGTGCTACGAAGGCGATTTTGGACCATATGAGATTCATACTCAAGCAGAACACGAAGCTGTCCGTTGAAGATTGCGAGAGCATCAACAGCTGTCTACTGTTGCTGAGGAATATTCTGCATGTAATGGAGGGAACCGCAGCTCCTGGGACGCATTCATATCCAACCGCTAATCAGGGCACATCCTTCCAGAACCAAATTATATGGAACATGTTCACCGAGAGAATCGATAAGCTGCTGATTCATTTGATGACCTGTCCTCAGCGTGCGTTTTGGACCGTTACGATGGCACAGTTGGTTGCGTTAATGTACAAAGATCAGCACATTAGTACCTTGCAGAAGCTGCTGGATTTGTGTTTCGAATCAACGCTTTCGGATAGCTCAGAGGACAATGAAAGCAATACTTCGCCACCGATGCAATGCAGCGGATATTCGAGTCCCTTACTGATTTCGGATTCTTGTTCTGATTTCTCTGACAAAG ATAATGGCAAATCCAAAAAAGAGTCAGGAGAGGCCGAACAGCCAAAGAAGAGTGAGGAAAACGATTTCATTCTGACGAGGGCGATCAAAACTTATCAACTGTATCAACAATCCATGGAGGAAGATGTACAAATTCCTCCCACGCAAGATCCCAACTCTACACAAACAAATAAATCAAGCAATGAAAAATCGTCCACT CAAGAACAGTCAGAATTAAGTCGTCCGTCTGCACAAGGTGATACAGCGGAAGTCCAAAGCTCACCCGGCAAAGGTGCCCCAATCCAGAAGCAGACCTCACTTTCCGAGAACTCCGACTGCGGCTACGGAACCCAGGCCGAGAAGGAATCTATCTCGACATCCAGCAACGAGGATGACGGGCCTAATGTGAAACCAGTGCATCAGAAGCCACCCCCGAATCAGAAGCAACGGTTCAACGTTGCCAACAAACAGCGCAAGGCTATGACATTCCAGGAGAAGAAGGAGCTCCGACGCAAGAAGCTGATCAAGCGAAGCAAGAGCAACAT CATCAATATGAAGGGTATGAAGCATCATGACCCTACCGATGTGGATATTTCTAACATTTTGAAGGAATTCACAGTTGATTTCCTGCTCAAAGGGTATGGGTGCCTCGTACGGGAGCTGCACGCACAATTGTTGTCTGATTTG CAATTACGAATTGATACCTCCCATTTCTTCTGGTTGGTAACTTACTTTATGAAGTTCGCTTCTCAGCTGGAACTCGATATGGAACACATCAACGGGGTTCTGTCGTTCGACATTATCAGCTATTTGACGTACGAGGGAGTGATACTGTGCGAGCAGTTACAGCAATTGGATGTGGCCTCTCAGACTAACCCGCATCATTGCCTGAGGCGGCTACATTTG GTCATAACGGCAATCCGTGAACTCCTGCAGGCGATTGACACTTACACGAAAAGCACACACCTCACGAAG GAGGATGAGCAAAGTTTGCGGCTGCTCCAGTTCCAAATCAGCAGCATCGATCATCTGAAGTGCTTGTTTGTGTTGCTACTGCGCTGCTACAATCCTGCGCTGCAAAGCAAGCAATACCTGCAGGATTTGATTGTGACCAACCacatgttgctgctgctgttggacTCTGTGAGAGAACATACGGGTGCCAGTTCCGAGGATTTGTTGGCGCACATTGAGCA ATTTGCTTCAGCAGAAGTCATGCACCACTATGGACTGTTGCTGGAAGATTTCCGCAATAATGGAGCATTTGTGAACGATTGCATTTTCACCATGATGCACCATGTGGGGGGCGATCTTGGCAAAATCGATGTACTGTTCCAGCCTATCATCTTGAAGGCATTTTCTCAGATTTGTGATACCGAGTATGGAATATGTGAG gattggtccgatttacttGAATTCGTGATCCACAAGTTCATCAGCACTCGTAACTCGGGTTCATTGGCGATGACTACTGGGTTGCCAAAAATAAGCACACAAATATGTTCAAGAAATCGGCTGAGCACGTGGACCCAAGAGGAGAAAACATCTCTACAGTGGTACTACGTCCAGTGTCAACATAGCAAGTGTTTGATTGCGGATATATCGAACCTTTTCCAAGAGAACGGCAATCAGCAGAAGCTCCGTGTGCCCATCATCGAGCAGCTGTGGGAGCAGGACATAATCAGCTTCGAGCAGTACGATCAGTTAATGAAGGTGGAGAATCCGGACTACGAGCGGAATGTACAGACACCGGCATTTTCGGTGGCATCCGAAAAGTCTGACAATAGCAGTCGATCCTCCAGGGCGATCGATGACATTCAG GTCTTGCGTGACAGATTGTTGAAGGAGAATAAGGGTAAAATGATCGTGTGGTTGCAGAAAAGTTTGTTGGACTGCTACCTCGTCAAGTTAAAACTGTGCAGTGACAATTTCCGTGACAATTCCAACATCAACGCTCTGATCGATGCCGGTGTTCTGGAACCGGTTTCCTACCATTGTATaa TAAAAAAGAAATGCATTCCCGTTATCCCGTGGAACCAAGAACAGTTTGCCATACTGTCGTATCAaccgtttgttttgttattacatAAACTCGGCTTCCACATGCCAACGGATGCAAAGAGGATGTTCATCCGGATACCCGAATTTTGGACAGCGGATATCTTGTACGATACTGCGCTAAAACTTGGACCACTGGCAAAAT CTATGACCAAGTATGAACGGATATTACGCAACAAGGAACTCTTCGAGGAAAAACGGACGCAATTCGAGCCGCGGCAAACATCAGAGAATGACCTCGATGATTCCAACAGAATGGATGAATCCACACATACTAACAG ATGTGCAACAGATGTCACTCTCAGTTGGGGACCCATGAATAG CGAACGCATCACGAATTTGCCAGGGCCATCGAAAGTAGCCCATCCGAGTAAAAGCCCTAGCGGAAGATCACCGGTGCTCCATTCCCTCGTCACGATGGAGGCCTCGCATGATGAGCTGACCGATGGACTGCAGCTGCAGCAGTCGAATGACAACGAAGAGATGGATCACTGCGATGGACCTGTTCTTGTGGAGCAAGACGATATGAT